CCTCAAGCCTATCTTGAAAATGTCTTGCGCCGCATTATGGGTCACCCCGCCCGGCGAATCGATGAGTTGCTGCCGGACCAATGGCTGGCAGTCAAGCAGAAGGATGCTGCAACGCAGCCCACCGATCAAGATGGGGTCAGTTGACGCTTACCCTGTTGATATCGTCGACCAGAAAGATTAAATTTAATAAATTTTTAATTGTAAAAATTACCAAATGCTGATAAAAAAAAAATTTCTTATTTAGACAATAGGCAAACTCGGAGCAATCCGGAGACGCAAAGCCACGGATCCACTTGGGACAGCCTGGTTGTTAAGATATTAGGTCATTGACCTTACGCTCGGCAGCATAAATTTATCTCAATTAACAAAAACTAAACTCAGAAAGGAAACCTCATGAATATCACAATTGGTCAAAAACTTACTGGAGGAATCATCCTTCTGCTGGCACTTGTTTCCTCAGGCATAGGAACAATGTCCTACTATCAAGCGGCAACTGCCCTGCAGGAACAGGTTGAAGCAAATATTTCCCTGGTAGCCAAATACGGGGGAAATATTATTCAAGAAGTTCTTCAAAAGCATCTGACAACGGTCAGTGTTATGGCAGAAAGCGCCGAAATAAAAAGTATGGATTGGGATAGACAGAAAATCGCCCTGGAACAGCAAACCCAGATGAGTGGCTATCTCGGCATGGGCGTTATCTCAATCGATGGCACGACCAGATATCCCGATGGCAGCACCGCTCAACTAGGGGACAGAAGTTATACCCGGTTGGCACTGCAGGGCACTGCAAATATTTCTGATGTCATCATCTCCAGGGCAACAAATTCGCCGGTCATGATCGTTGCCGCACCGATCCGAAAAGAAAGTGCAAAAGTATCAGGCGTTCTTCTTGCTCGTCTTGACGCAACATGGCTCAGTGAAGTGACTGATGGGATCGGTTATGGTGAAAATGGCTATTCCTATATTATCGATGGCAAGGGAACCCTGATTGCCCACAGCAATCGGGATCTGGTGCTAAACCAGACGAATTTCATCGAAGAGGCCAAGACAAAACCGGAATACACCGAACTGGCAATGATGTTTCAAAGAATGACGCGTGGGGAAACAGGCTTTGATGGCTACCCGTTCATGGGTTCTGAGCGTTTTTTTGGCTACCACCCCATTTCCGGAACCGGCTGGTCAATGGCAGTGGGTGCACACAGAGCGGATGTTTTCCACTTGCTCCCAGCCATGCGCATGATGATCATCATATTATCTCTAGTTTTCACCGCAATCGGCTCCTTGCTGGTTTTTCTTTTAGCCCGCTCTATCGTCAAACCGATCATCAAAGGTGTCAACCTGACCCAGGAGATCGCCAAAGGTGACTTCAGCATGCGTCTGAACATGGATCGTCAGGATGAAATCGGCATTCTGGCCAACGCCCTCGACGGCATGGCTGACAACCTCGCCCGTAACGCGGAATTGGCCGAACAGATTGCCGATGGCAATTTGAATGTCGAGGTACAACTGGCCTCTGACAAAGATCAACTCGGTCTGGCGCTGCAGACCATGGTCGTTAACCTGAACGATATCCTCGGTCAGATCCAGGTCGCCGGTGAGCAGATTGCCTCCGGTTCCGGTCAAGTTGCCGATTCCAGTCAGGCCCTGTCACAAGGGGCCACCGAATCGGCCAGCTCGCTGGAAGAAATCTCCGCTTCGCTGAATCAACTCTCCTCGCAAACCGGTACCAACGCCGAAAACGCCAACACCGCCAATCAGTTGGCCGCAGAAGCGCGTAACGCCGCCCAGCAGGGCAGCGAGAAGATGCAGGCAATGGTGGCGGCCATGGCCGATATCAACAATGCCGGTCAGAGTATCTCCAAGATTATCAAGGTCATTGATGAGATCGCCTTCCAGACCAATCTGCTCGCTCTTAACGCTGCGGTGGAAGCGGCCCGCGCCGGACAGCACGGCAAAGGCTTTGCCGTCGTTGCTGAAGAAGTGCGTAACCTCGCTGCCCGCAGTGCCAAAGCGGCGCAGGAGACCAGCGAGCTAATCGAAGGTTCGGTACAAAAAACCGCCAACGGTACCACCATCGCCGACCAGACCGCCCAAGCCCTGCAGTCCATCG
Above is a genomic segment from Geoalkalibacter ferrihydriticus DSM 17813 containing:
- a CDS encoding methyl-accepting chemotaxis protein, coding for MNITIGQKLTGGIILLLALVSSGIGTMSYYQAATALQEQVEANISLVAKYGGNIIQEVLQKHLTTVSVMAESAEIKSMDWDRQKIALEQQTQMSGYLGMGVISIDGTTRYPDGSTAQLGDRSYTRLALQGTANISDVIISRATNSPVMIVAAPIRKESAKVSGVLLARLDATWLSEVTDGIGYGENGYSYIIDGKGTLIAHSNRDLVLNQTNFIEEAKTKPEYTELAMMFQRMTRGETGFDGYPFMGSERFFGYHPISGTGWSMAVGAHRADVFHLLPAMRMMIIILSLVFTAIGSLLVFLLARSIVKPIIKGVNLTQEIAKGDFSMRLNMDRQDEIGILANALDGMADNLARNAELAEQIADGNLNVEVQLASDKDQLGLALQTMVVNLNDILGQIQVAGEQIASGSGQVADSSQALSQGATESASSLEEISASLNQLSSQTGTNAENANTANQLAAEARNAAQQGSEKMQAMVAAMADINNAGQSISKIIKVIDEIAFQTNLLALNAAVEAARAGQHGKGFAVVAEEVRNLAARSAKAAQETSELIEGSVQKTANGTTIADQTAQALQSIVSGIGKVTDLVAEIAAASSEQAQGVNQINQGITQIDQVTQQNTASAEESAAASEELSGQAEQMRKMLMRFTLKHSSSSHSNVRAVPQKKIVAKKTSWGESGVGRQ
- a CDS encoding transposase domain-containing protein; this encodes MLSLVQTCRNMGINPQAYLENVLRRIMGHPARRIDELLPDQWLAVKQKDAATQPTDQDGVS